The DNA sequence CCGACGGTGTGGCGTTGTAGGCAGCTTCGTCTCGACCCTGTTTACTGCGAAAATAAGGAGCTCTTCTCATCACCTCTCTtggtcgtttatatatatatatatatatatatatatatatatatatatatatatatatatatatatatatatatatatatatatatatcatagatCCTTCTGTACTTTCTCATCAAAGTATATATCTCTTTTATTGTGGAACGACGTGGCATTGAGGCAGTTGGTGAACTTCAGAAGTAAACATGTTGCGCGCAAAATGGAGGACACCACACAGAGACGAGCACTATAGAGCGCTTAGTGTTTGACGTCTTCCTTGTGGTGTCCATTTTGCGCGCAACATATGCTTACTTTTGTTTCATTGCGTTTCGGCTCACTCAAATTCAGAAAAGTCCCGCAAAGCAGAAGCGGGTGATGCACATGGAAACAGTGGGCACACATATTTATGATTAATTTCAATATACTGCCACTTCTGTGTGAGGCACgggaggacgggggggggggggactgtcgTGCAAGCACAAAACAAGATATGGTCAGTACAAACAGAATACATGCACTATCGGTAACCAATTAGACAAAGACTAAGAAAAACAACAATTATAACTGGGCAGCGAATAAAATTTTGTTCTAGTGCAGTTCAAGAAGGAAAGGCAAACACCGGCGCAGGCATATATCCAGAGAGGCATCCATTAGTACTAATTAGTCAGCACACAGGCACACTGATGCATACAAGTATATACAAACACATATTCATTAGTAATATGCAATTAACAAAGGCAAAATCGGACATCCgcccgttcgcagcaattgctacaaaggaaactcatacgggttcctcgaaagaaaagcctctcagttgaagaaaaattcttcctggtccgggactcaaacccgggaccaggaccagacctgccggtcccgacgtgggactagccggttgcgcaacgagttcgcgtcctcgccggacctgcaatatagtttcttcactcactcactcactcactcactcactcactcactcactcactcactcactcactcactcactcactcactcactcactcactcactcactcactcactcactcactcactcgctcattcactcgctcgctcactcactcactcgctcattcactcgctcgctcactcactcactcactcactcactcactcactcactcactcactcactcactcactcactcactcactcactcactcactcactcactcactcactcgctcgctcactcatgCAGCTTGGCGAAGGCGTCGGGGTCCATATTATATATGGCAGTGGCATTTACAAATACGCAACATTTTTCAGCACtaaacaagaaggaaaaaattAGCATAAAAAACATATTCAACAATAATGTTGAATTTCGAAATGAAAATCACGCGATAAATAGTACAGAATAGTAGCGTGTTCGTACATTAACAAAAGCGTTCCGAGCACCGGCATTATAGGCATATATTCACGCGACCCCGGGCCACTGAGAGGCAATCGTACAGTGAAAACAAACACCGCAACTTTCGCAAACGGTAATGTGAGATAGTCGCCTCCGAGTTACAAGTACATCGACAAAATATAACAGCAACAAATTGTAGATCATCGGCAACGATCATGCGCATTAGCCTGGTATTGCATGCCGGCCGGATGACAAGTACGGTTTTATTAGGCACGCGAACAGGAAAAATTGATTTCACATATCTATGCACACGACTTGCACAAAAGGGAAAACGATCGATCAAGAAAAGTAGCTACGATTTGTACACTTAGTTTGATTTGTACACTTAGTTTGAGAACCACATACACATCAGTTCGACTTCGCGTTATTTCTGACTCAGCTGGCATCCTACAATAATGTACACGATGAACGAAACGAAGGGATTCGCACGTAGCACATTTCGTATGCTCACGATCTGCGTGGACCCACGACAAGCGATGTCCTCCGCAGTACGAATAAATTTAACTTTTGAAAAAAGTAAAAGCAAGGTCCGTGGCGTGCTCAAACGAAGAGCGTCCAGCGTTGAGGTCTCGGAGAGCACGCTGACGACACCGCCACGACTGCGGTTAGAGCAGCGACGGTGGGCCAAGGGACGGTCGCCCAGGGAGAGGAGGAGGCGTACGAGAAGAACGAGCGGAATACGGTGCGCGTCGACTTGGCGAAGCCACCTTCGTCGGCGATGGGCCGCACGTTGCCCGCCAGCAGGCCGGTGCACGAGGAGTCCCCGCCCAGACGCCAGTGCAACTTGCGCATCTCCTCTAGCTGCGAtcgggagagagaaagagagagagagagagagcactgagAAACAGTCGTCATGATACGCAGGCACTGTTATATGCGAAAGATCGACGGTGGCAGCCAGGACTGACCCTGCTCTCGGGTGATGCGGCGTTCCCTCCAATGATGGGGgcccgtctgtctgtccgcccgTACCGcccgtgtatgtatgtatgtatgtatgtatgtatgtatgtatgtatgtatgtatgtatgtatgtatgtatgtatgtatgtggcgcagacacgcacacacacacatacatcgATACTTGCACTGTACAAACCATTACTTTAAAGCAAGCTTCTCCGCACATAGAGTGTTCTTGCGAAGAAGCCAGCTTTGGCAAGCAGccgagtagaccataaatatgatcgcttggcgcaaacaaggacgGGAGGTAACAAGGGGAGCGCCAACTTTCGATTGTTTATTCTATATTGTATACCATCCACTATATACACGCAAGCGAATGCGCAACATACAGAACTTCTTCAATCGCGCGACATCCTAATCACAGCCGGTTATCAAAAAACCTTCTTTCTGCATGCGAAAGTGAAACTGATGTATCGATAATACGAGATGAACCTCGCACTTTAATACGAAACGCCTTTTGCAGTTCACGTGCCGTGGTGTTCCTGCTTCTTCCAAGAATCCGTATCTTGTCCAGTCGTGGCTCACACTGATGTGAATTGCAGTGCCTATAGGCAAATGTGATCCGTCTTTACCTTTCAGTGACAGCTCATGTTCCCGCGCATGCTCACTTACGCGACGCCCAGTCTGGACGACATATATGTCTTACCGCAAGACAGCGGAAACTCATAGACGACTCCGGTAGCACATTTTATGTACGGCTTGGCATGCATTTTACAACAAGCACGTTGCTTGCTCCCATCAGAAAGTATGCCGACTGGCACCCCACGTCTGTCTGCAACCTTCTTTAAGTTGCGGGTTGCACGGTGAATATAAGGTACGACTTTCGGCCTCACCGTCCTCTGCGCTTGCTCAGCCCTTCTCATGTGCTCGTCGCTTTTAAATTTCTGAAGGAGCGACTCGAAAGAGCGAGTTTCATCTTGTATTAGCGACACATCAGTTTCACTTTTGCATGCAgaaagaaggttttttttttatatagtcgGCTCTGATTAGGATGTTACGCGATTGAAGAAGTTCTGTAAGTTGCGCATTCGCTTGCGTTTATATATTGAATGGTATGCAAAATAGAATAAACAGTCGAAAGTTGGCGCTCTccttgttcccttccgtccttccttgagcaatatgaaccgactagaCCAGCAACATGTACTTTTGGCATGCAGTTTTTTTCGAGAGCTTCGGATGAACTTAATCAAAATTAaccgccgcggtagcccagtggacatggtgttgagctgctgagcccgatgtagcgggttcgatccccaCTGTGTTCTGattggggcggaatgcaaaaaaaatgcgCTCGTGCATGCCGTTTCACTTGGTGCTCATTAAGAAACCCCAGTGGTTCAAAATGAATCCActgcagcatgcctcataatcatagcgtggtcttggcacgtaaagcctCGTAATTAAATTATTTAGCGAACGTATAGCTCGCTACGTGCGGATGCAACAAAAAGCACTGCACACAGGCGACCAAGACCGAAAAGATGGTGGGAAATTTCCTGGCATAACGACAAACGTCGTAATCGGGGACAGCTTTTCTGTTGTGACGACAGGTGCAttcctggggaggtattctgtaagagtccacctagtggacgcgtccatgtcgtctgctgctgaagtgccgaTCGGCTGTGGCGCCGAGTTGCTGCGGACGAGCAGCCCAGCCAAGCAAATCAGAATTTCAACAGCAGACGaagtggacatgtccactaggtggactctttacagaatacctccctgCAGGTGTAGAAACAGCGTAGATTCCTCGTACATCTCTTTCCGCTAACACGTAGCGTAGTGGAGGGGGACGAGCGAACCACGAACAAGACGGCTGCGCCATATGTTTGGTTTGTGTGGGCCTCGTCCCGTCGTCTGCACTGTTCGCCACGCTTGGTTCGTGCATAAACGCCGTCAGGTCGAAATAATGTCTGAGCTCGACTACGACACTTGACTCTCTTTGCGTCGAGCtcgactaaaaaagaaaaaaaagaaaagggaaataaaTTGTCGTATTTATCGTCTGTCGCCGTTTTTAGGACAGAGCGCGACCTCTCCAAGCACAGTGCCTGTTTCTGGCCTATCGGGACGGTCCTCTGGAAGACGACGTTGATGGTTCGCTCGGTGCATGGCGGGAAGGACAGGGACCCCGGGTAGATGTAGTACTCGAGCGTGGAGCGCGGTATCAGCGACGACATCAGGAACTCGGTGGTCGTGTGCAGCCCCTGTTCGTCGCCGTGCAGTTCCTGGATGGCGTCCAGGAACGGAGCCAGGTCCTCGTTGTCGTCGCTCGTCTCCTGTGCGCATGCGCCGTGGGTCCAGACGGTCGTCATACCGACCCTGCCGTTTGGCGCCGTCTGTCGGTGCCGTTTCCTTGCGCTAATTCCATCATTATTAGCGTGAGCCGACTAGCCAAACCTTCCTGTTCTATTAAACAAGGTGGCTGTTTTATTTAGTTTCTTCTTCCgattataaaaaaaatgtaattattttttcttgcagGTTTATTATTTCGTGAGACAAATTTTATCTCCCTTTCGTTTTGAAACAGTGGACAAATAACTGCTGCGCAGAAACATACAAAATGACACCTGGTTAAATATTTCAAGGCGTAAGACACACAACGCTGGAAGCACTTTTATATGATTGAGTCGTTATTTTCTATTCTATGGCGCGTTGAAATTCGCTGTCCCGAACGTGAATTTGCAGTGGCCACTCAAAAGGCAAAATTTTGAAAACATctaggcaaatttttttttcaagatctCCTCCAGACATATAGCTTCATGCTATCAAAAAGAATTATTCTTCTATATGCAAGACCTGCCGGGACATCGCGGCCGCAGATTTTCTGGGTGTGAAAAAATTAGTATGTGGAGAAAAAGTATCAAGAGCAGCCGGAGAACACAACGCGCAAAGCTTTAGTAGGCTCCAGGAGCAGAGACAAAGATGGCGACACGCTAAGCCCTGGAATGCGAGCGCTGCATGTGCTGTAAGTGGCGAGGGCCGTTTTTGCGTCGACGCGGGTTGAAACATCACTTGCGCTATGTATTTTAAAATTGATATTACGGCTGAACTATCGACAAACGTCATAAAAAAGATTAATTGACAGATAACGAGAATAATTGATCGAGCTTTTTGACAATTTTTCCGTTTAAAGACCTCCAGACACCCCCCCCGTCCACCCCTCCTTATGAGGGCCCTGGTGCTTGAAAAAAAAGACTTCACTATTGTTTAAacaatttcaatgaaatttcgGCAGTTAATCTATTTTTAACAGCTGATTTCAAAAATACAATTATTGTTTTTCCTTGGATAAATATTACTTATATCTGAGGAAGGATGTCCTTTGTTTAGGGTTTAATTAGCTAATTAAAAGCAAATTGTGCGGCATAGTGCAGCACACAAAAGCGATTCTGAAAGTTCATAGTATATCGTAAATTATAAGTCGTTGTGTCAGGGCATTTTTAAACGATGTTATAGGTTGTCAAACTTAGTCATAAACAATGCCCACCTTGATACTGGAGAAAAAGGTTAATTTTGAAAATTTCCTCAAAAAATTACCATAACAACATTTACTTCACGACATATCACATCCACTTATCTTTCtatgaaaaagaaatcagaaCGATAACCGAAGTAGAACACAAAAGATGTTGCTCCTCCACAACACAAAGGCCACGAAaattgttgttttgagaaatcCTCCTTAAGAAATCCCCCTTAAGGCTATGAGCGCTGATCGATACGTTAAAACAGATAAGACAGAACTATTATACAATCAGCTGCTATACCATGTTTAGAGCGACAGAAATTTAAGCTAGTTGGTAGGTACCCGCGTTTAAAAACGGTAGGTGGTAGGGGTAGGCCGACTGTCAACGGAAAGGTCGCGCAGTGGCGGAACAGAAGGTAAGACGCAAAACtgatctgcgcatgctcaggaagaGCGTCGCCGGCCGTCGAATTTACAGCGGCGTTCGTAAACTTAGCGAGTCTGTCTTGTCCGTTTCCCGGTACTTCTgctgtccgtgtctgcacgcctgcCTTTTTCTAACATAAACTTTAAATATGCTGTGTTCCACTGATCCGCTACCGTAAATGTGTCGCAGCACCATTACCACCAATGTTGCTATACTTTTGTAcgaaatctcttttttttttaacgcacaTACGTGACATGCGACACCTCAACGTACGCATCGCGCGGTTGAACAACAACCCCACACGAGGTGGTCACCATCGCTGCTTCTCCAGCATGTGGCTCTCGGTATTCCTGTACAACACACATTAGCACGCCTATATGCTGAAACACTCTATTGCCTTCATTACCATCCTATCACGGTTTCTCTATGCTCATTCCCTATCTATTGCATTTATTACCCTCCATGTATACTCATTCCCTATCTTATCTCTCTTTCTAATAATCATTCGATTCTTTACAACCCGTGTTGCTTACCTCAAAAAGTATGACAAGCACTAGCAGACCGTTGGCTTCCTTGAGACAGTCGTTATCGCTCGTAAGCTCTGTGCTGTGGATTAGCtgcacctgcaaaaaaaaaaaaaaaaaaaaaaacgtggcttATCCTGAGTCCCTACTCCGTCCACTGTGCATTAAAAAGCTAGATTACAACCTAgagacaaagacaaaaaaaaagctgcatgcTTGTTTTCTTGTCCTATATTTGTTCAAGGAGGTGCCCGTTTATATTATAAGCCACGTAGGTGCGAAGCACCACTAATTAAGCGCTTTAATTACCAGGGTCCTGGCACCAACGATACTGGAACTTTGGCTACAGACCCCCGCGCGAGGCGACCGAAGCCTTGCTAGTGCGTTTCGTGAGACAACTGGACTggactgtaaaataatttacacccttagaagtgaaaaagggtgtaaatgtgtctataaccgacacccttagggtgttatttatataacggacacccgaatggtgtgagttatagacacatttacaccgttTTCCACttctaagggtgtaaattattttacagtgatgGACTGGTGCTTGTGACCCTGTATACGTGAGTGAACGTTCATCTGCGAATGTGCGCACAATGGTTGTCCTTCTCCTTCCgctattctctctttctttttctctttcctcctctccccTACCCCGCGCATTAGCCCGAAA is a window from the Dermacentor variabilis isolate Ectoservices chromosome 3, ASM5094787v1, whole genome shotgun sequence genome containing:
- the LOC142574521 gene encoding uncharacterized protein LOC142574521, which translates into the protein MWSLFFYPFGLDLGVFGGPLQVQYSFFMGTIHFGQGRDSGSEHLIEKQGYAAEVQLIHSTELTSDNDCLKEANGLLVLVILFELEEMRKLHWRLGGDSSCTGLLAGNVRPIADEGGFAKSTRTVFRSFFSYASSSPWATVPWPTVAALTAVVAVSSACSPRPQRWTLFV